The following proteins are encoded in a genomic region of Tenacibaculum sp. 190524A05c:
- a CDS encoding DUF1599 domain-containing protein → MQNTSEQYDAVVNECRSLFIKKMSDYGSAWRILRLPSLTDQIFIKAQRIRQLQENDVRKVDEGEKSEFIGIINYSIMALVQLELGFVEQPDLTTEEATVLYDKYVTITKDLMEKKNHDYGEAWRDMRVSSLTDLILQKLLRVKQIENNKGKTLVSEGIDANYQDMINYAVFAMIHLNEA, encoded by the coding sequence ATGCAAAATACCTCAGAACAGTATGACGCGGTAGTGAATGAATGCCGTAGTTTATTTATTAAAAAAATGTCTGACTATGGAAGTGCTTGGAGAATTTTACGCTTACCATCACTTACCGATCAAATATTTATTAAGGCGCAAAGAATACGCCAACTACAAGAAAATGATGTAAGAAAAGTTGACGAAGGTGAAAAGTCTGAGTTCATAGGAATAATTAATTATTCTATTATGGCTTTAGTTCAGTTAGAGTTAGGTTTTGTAGAACAACCTGATTTAACAACTGAAGAAGCAACTGTTTTGTATGATAAATATGTAACCATTACAAAGGATTTAATGGAGAAAAAAAATCATGATTATGGAGAAGCATGGCGAGATATGAGAGTTTCTTCATTAACTGATTTAATCTTACAAAAATTATTACGAGTAAAACAAATAGAAAATAATAAAGGTAAAACCCTGGTTTCTGAGGGAATTGATGCGAATTACCAAGACATGATCAATTATGCGGTATTTGCAATGATTCACCTAAATGAAGCTTAA